The Puntigrus tetrazona isolate hp1 unplaced genomic scaffold, ASM1883169v1 S000000646, whole genome shotgun sequence genome contains a region encoding:
- the LOC122334801 gene encoding LOW QUALITY PROTEIN: OX-2 membrane glycoprotein-like (The sequence of the model RefSeq protein was modified relative to this genomic sequence to represent the inferred CDS: deleted 2 bases in 1 codon) has protein sequence MCGSLSAISLQVWVTLTLLSRLQGKVLAPSHLEAMTGRPFMLACNITLETGEALKQVLWLDMTNKTMLHYQPDKYDHVTQVDGVELSQKSAGQQAHTSVITIRRVAPANEGCYQCLFDVYPTGQQRGRTCLSLTAMVEMMDNKTVVSGQPVTLPCKYTLSKRVRQVLWRKTAEQGDTATVASYVKSSRPVIESPFKDRVSLNPSLGQTKLSIHQVQTEDEGCYTCEFHTYPGGIKSATACLSVYVLPKPEASYVTVSQGIVEANCSAVSRPAAEISWNVEGHNQTLGPLVTSFYQLGDGTTMVVSSIEMQSQLLDDELVKCKVRHQGLESAIYVSLNKSRNIHVVLISASCVALVLLICLCICLKKC, from the exons ATGTGTGGATCTTTGTCTGCGATATCTCTGCAAGTCTGGGTGACGCTGACGCTGCTCTCTCGGCTACAAG GTAAGGTCCTTGCACCTTCTCATCTGGAGGCGATGACTGGACGTCCCTTCATGCTGGCCTGCAATATTACCTTAGAGACAGGAGAGGCCTTAAAACAAGTGCTGTGGTTAGACATGACCAATAAAACAATGCTACACTATCAGCCTGATAAGTATGACCACGTCACCCAAGTGGATGGAGTGGAGCTTTCCCAGAAAAGCGCAGGTCAGCAAGCTCACACCAGCGTTATCACCATCAGAAGAGTTGCGCCCGCCAACGAGGGCTGCTACCAGTGTCTCTTTGATGTGTACCCAACCGGGCAGCAGAGAGGAAGGACGTGTCTTTCACTCACGG CAATGGTGGAAATGATGGACAATAAAACAGTTGTGAGCGGACAGCCTGTTACTCTTCCATGCAAGTATACTCTCAGTAAGAGAGTCCGGCAGGTTCTGTGGAGGAAAACGGCGGAGCAAGGGGACACAGCCACTGTTGCTTCTTATGTGAAGAGTAGCAGACCCGTCATTGAGAGCCCTTTCAAGGATCGTGTCAGTCTAAATCCATCACTCGGGCAGACCAAGCTCTCCATACACCAGGTTCAGACAGAGGACGAGGGCTGTTACACCTGCGAGTTCCACACGTATCCAGGTGGCATTAAGAGCGCCACGGCGTGTCTGTCAGTCTATG TCCTACCCAAACCTGAGGCCAGTTACGTCACCGTATCTCAGGGCATTGTGGAGGCGAACTGCTCAGCCGTGTCGCGTCCTGCAGCAGAGATCTCCTGGAATGTGGAGGGTCACAATCAAACCCTGGGCCCCCTT GTCACCTCCTTTTACCAGCTAGGGGACGGCACCACCATGGTGGTCAGTTCCATTGAAATGCAGTCTCAGCTACTGGACGATGAACTCGTGAAGTGTAAAGTACGTCACCAAGGCCTTGAGTCGGCCATCTATGTGTCTCTGAATAAAT ccaGGAACATCCATGTCGTTCTCATTTCAGCCAGCTGCGTGGCCCTTGTGCTGCTCATATGTCTGTGTATCTGCCTGAAGAAGTGCTAG